From Watersipora subatra chromosome 8, tzWatSuba1.1, whole genome shotgun sequence, a single genomic window includes:
- the LOC137401872 gene encoding LOW QUALITY PROTEIN: GATA zinc finger domain-containing protein 14-like (The sequence of the model RefSeq protein was modified relative to this genomic sequence to represent the inferred CDS: substituted 1 base at 1 genomic stop codon), with product MILFDSSRCLVTTANNSIPHSSNNSSNNSSNNSSNTSANTSSNSLSNNSSNNLSNNSSNNSSNNSSNNSSNHSSKNLSNNSSNRSSNNSSNNSSKISSNTSSNNSSNNSSNHSSNNSSNHLSNHSSNDSSNHSSNHSSNNSSSNSSNNSSSNSSNDSSNSSSNHSSNHSSNDSSNNSSSNLSINSSNNSSSNSSNNSSNSSSNHSSNHSSNDSSNNSSNNSSSNSSNNSSNNSSNNSSNNSSNNSSNNSSNNSSNNPPNRSSNNSSNHSSNHSSNNSSNNSSSNSSNNSSNNSSNNSSNNSSNNSSNNSSNNSSNNSSNNPSTRSSNNSSNNSXSKSSNNSSSHSSNNSSNHSSNNSSSKSSNNSTNNSSNNSSNISSNNSSNNIHVRHD from the coding sequence ATGATATTGTTTGACAGCAGCAGATGCCTCGTGACAACAGCAAACAACAGCATACCGCATTCATCAAACAATTCATCAAACAATTCATCAAACAATTCATCAAACACTTCAGCAAACACTTCATCAAACAGTTTATCAAACAATTCTTCAAACAATTTATCAAACAATTCGTCAAACAACTCGTCAAACAATTCATCGAACAATTCATCAAACCATTCATCGAAGAATTTATCAAACAATTCATCAAACCGTTCATCAAACAATTCATCGAACAATTCGtcaaaaatttcatcaaacacTTCGTCGAACAATTCGTCGAACAACTCGTCAAACCATTCATCAAACAATTCATCAAACCATTTATCAAACCATTCATCAAACGATTCATCAAACCATTCATCAAACCATTCATCAAACAATTCATCAAGCAATTCATCAAACAATTCATCGAGCAATTCATCGAACGATTCGTCAAACAGTTCATCAAACCATTCATCAAACCATTCATCAAACGATTCATCAAACAATTCATCAAGCAATTTATCAATCAATTCATCAAACAATTCATCGAGCAATTCATCGAACAATTCGTCAAACAGTTCATCAAACCATTCATCAAACCATTCATCAAACGATTCATCAAACAATTCATCAAACAATTCATCGAGCAATTCATCGAACAATTCATCAAACAACTCATCAAACAATTCGTCAAACAATTCATCAAACAATTCATCGAACAATTCGTCAAACAATTCGTCAAATAATCCACCAAACCGTTCATCGAACAATTCATCAAACCATTCATCAAACCATTCATCAAACAATTCATCAAACAATTCATCGAGCAATTCATCGAACAATTCATCAAACAACTCATCAAACAATTCGTCAAACAATTCATCAAACAATTCATCAAACAATTCATCGAACAATTCGTCAAACAATTCGTCAAACAATCCATCAACCCGTTCATCGAACAATTCATCGAACAATTCATAGAGCAAATCATCAAACAATTCATCAAGCCATTCATCAAACAATTCATCGAACCATTCGTCGAACAATTCGTCGAGCAAATCATCAAACAACTCAACAAACAATTCATCAAACAATTCATCAAACATTTCATCAAACAATTCATCCAACAATATTCATGTTAGACATGATTAG